Within the Candidatus Methylomirabilota bacterium genome, the region GGGTCGGGCGCGATCCGGGTGGGCGGCACCGTCTACGCGCGGACGCGGGCGGAGATGCGCCGCCATCGCGTGTTCGTCCTGACCGACGAGCCCCTCCGCAACGCCTGCGTGCGCACCATGTCGGTCGCCGAGAATCTCGCCTTCCGCAACTTCGACGACCGCCGGAACACGATCGGCGGCTGGCTGGTGAGCCGGCGGGCGCTGCGGGCCCAGGCGCGCGCGCTGATCGAGCGCTACCGCATCCGGACGCCGGGCCCCCAGGCGCCTCTGGAGACGCTCTCGGGCGGCAACGTTCAGCGGACCGTGCTGGCGCGCGAGCTGTCCGAAGACGTCCGGGTCCTCATCGCCCAGAACCCGTGCGCCGGGCTCGACTTCGCAGCGACCGCCGAGATCCGCGCCCGGATCATGGGCGCGCGCAACGCCGGCGCGGCCGTCCTGCTGATCAGCGAGGATCTCGACGAGCTCCTCGAGCTGGCCGACCGCATCGTGGTGATGTTCGAGGGCCGGCTCGTGCACGAGACGCCCCGGGAGACGGCGGACGCGCACACCATCGGTCACTACATGGCGAGCCAGCCGTGACGACGGCGACGGTCATTCGCGGGGGACGGGTGCTCGACATCGGCGGCCACCGGGGCGAGCCCGCCGACGTCCTGATCGCGGGCGACACCATCCGGGAGATCGGCCGTCCGGGGATGGCCGCGCCCGCCGGCGCCGCCGACATTGACGCGCACGATCGGCTGCTCATCCCCGGGCTCGTCAACGCCCACACGCACGCCCACGGGGCGCTCTCGCGAGGCCTGGTCCCCGACCGCGCGCCGCTGGAGGTGCTGCTGACCGGGAGCACCGCCGTGAACGGCAACCGGACGCTGGAGGACAAGTATCTCTCCGCCCAGCTCTCCGCCATCGAGATGGTGCGCCGGGGCTGCACCGCCTGCTACGACCTCTTCGTCGAGTTTCCCCTGCCCACGGTCGAGGGCGTGCAGGCCGTCGCCCGCGCCTACCACGACGTGGGCCTGCGGGCCGTGGTGGCGCCGATGATGGCCGACCGCACGCTCTGGCAGGCCCTGCCCGGGCTCGTGGAGTCGGTGCCGGAGCCGGCGCGGCGCCAGGTGGAGCAGATCCGAACCGCGCCCTGGGAGGCGAGCATCCAGGCTTGCCGCGAGATCCTCCGCACCTGGCCGTTCGATCGGGCGCGCGTGCGTCCGGCGCTGGGCCCGACTATCCCGCTGCACTGCAGCGACGAGTTCCTCAGGGGCTGCCGGGACTTGGCCCGGGAGTTCGACGTCGGGCTGCAGACCCATCTGGCCGAGTCCCGGGCCCAGGCCGTGCTGGGGCGGAAGAAGTACGGCAAGACGCTGACGGCGCACCTGGGCAACCTCGGGCTGCTCGGCCCTCGGTTCAGCGGCGCGCACGCGGTCTGGCTGGAGGCCGACGACGTCAAGCGGCTCGCCGACGCCGGAGCGAGCGTCGCCCACAACCCGCTCAGCAATCTCCGGCTCGGCTCGGGGGTGGCGCACGTGCGTCAGATGCTGGAGGGCGGCCTCCGCGTGGGCGTCGGCACCGATTCCGCCAGCTCCTCCGACACGCAGAACAT harbors:
- a CDS encoding amidohydrolase, which translates into the protein MTTATVIRGGRVLDIGGHRGEPADVLIAGDTIREIGRPGMAAPAGAADIDAHDRLLIPGLVNAHTHAHGALSRGLVPDRAPLEVLLTGSTAVNGNRTLEDKYLSAQLSAIEMVRRGCTACYDLFVEFPLPTVEGVQAVARAYHDVGLRAVVAPMMADRTLWQALPGLVESVPEPARRQVEQIRTAPWEASIQACREILRTWPFDRARVRPALGPTIPLHCSDEFLRGCRDLAREFDVGLQTHLAESRAQAVLGRKKYGKTLTAHLGNLGLLGPRFSGAHAVWLEADDVKRLADAGASVAHNPLSNLRLGSGVAHVRQMLEGGLRVGVGTDSASSSDTQNMFEATRLASYLSRIQTPDFSRWLTVDEALTMATAGSAGVLGMPEQIGRLAPGFKADIVFLDLANVNYVPLNDVMLQLVNGESGSAVDRVMIDGRLVLDRGRLLTVDEARVRGEAEAATARLRAANAETLALARSLEGFVGAFCLGLARAAGGISSGAA